A single region of the Microbulbifer sp. MKSA007 genome encodes:
- a CDS encoding SCO family protein: MENQYSAIDKQKRGIRITVIVLLVLILAVLAGFIHKLGQPRIITDEELRINGAVKLQRPRIIEDIQLLSDDSRDFYTKDFQGKWTLVFFGFTHCPDICPTTLSTLNNFYKTLDESTRASTDVVLVSVDPSRDKPEQLGQYVRYFNSEFRGITGDFFKLKKFATQLNVPFNKVSLAEGGYTIDHGSQVVLINPRGHYHAFFKAPLDPAKMKLTYRSIRATFNG; the protein is encoded by the coding sequence GTGGAAAATCAATATTCTGCCATCGATAAACAGAAACGTGGAATTAGAATTACCGTTATTGTTCTTTTAGTATTGATTCTTGCTGTGCTTGCAGGATTCATACATAAGCTCGGACAGCCTCGTATTATTACTGATGAGGAGCTTAGAATTAATGGCGCTGTAAAACTGCAGAGACCAAGAATCATAGAAGATATACAATTATTGTCTGATGACAGTAGAGATTTCTATACCAAAGACTTTCAAGGTAAGTGGACTCTGGTATTTTTTGGGTTTACCCACTGTCCAGATATCTGTCCAACAACTCTATCTACACTTAATAATTTTTATAAAACTTTAGACGAAAGTACCAGAGCATCTACAGACGTAGTACTCGTATCGGTTGACCCAAGCAGGGACAAGCCGGAGCAGTTAGGGCAGTATGTCCGTTATTTTAATTCTGAATTCCGTGGTATTACCGGTGATTTTTTTAAGCTGAAGAAATTTGCCACTCAGCTAAATGTACCTTTTAATAAAGTTTCTCTTGCTGAGGGCGGTTATACTATCGATCATGGGTCTCAAGTTGTATTAATTAATCCTAGAGGGCATTATCACGCTTTTTTTAAGGCACCTTTAGATCCTGCAAAAATGAAGTTGACCTATCGTTCAATACGAGCGACCTTTAATGGATAG
- a CDS encoding COX15/CtaA family protein has protein sequence MSKQETPKNWRHIITWAACILAVVVVVLGAFTRLVDAGLGCPDWPGCYGHLTWPNDIKEIKTANMIFPDSPVDVSKTWPEMVHRYFAGTLLLFVVLLTYLAWRDRQAPTFKQTHILLIIIILQAAFGMWTVTLKLWPQVVTAHLLGGMATLSMLWILCERLADKPRQLHGRYLPGIRRLRLLALTAVAIVILQIGLGGWTSSNYAALACPDFPTCHNQWWPQANFVEGFNIFQQIGPNYLGGALESDARTAIHLAHRIGALITTAIVLILSVLAWRSGLRGWSLWLNGVLLLQVSLGIANVVMSLPLGIAVAHNAGAALLLLSLLTFCYRIYTMNAVIINKQEVVDVEVIERGEGLTTVSNLN, from the coding sequence GTGTCTAAACAAGAAACCCCTAAGAATTGGCGACATATCATTACCTGGGCGGCCTGTATTCTAGCTGTCGTAGTTGTTGTTCTAGGTGCATTTACTAGGTTGGTGGATGCCGGTTTGGGCTGTCCAGACTGGCCTGGTTGTTATGGTCATCTCACCTGGCCGAATGATATAAAAGAAATTAAAACGGCCAATATGATTTTTCCGGACTCTCCGGTAGATGTTAGTAAAACTTGGCCGGAAATGGTTCATCGATACTTTGCAGGAACTTTACTTTTATTCGTTGTATTACTCACTTATCTTGCTTGGAGAGATCGGCAAGCCCCAACCTTTAAGCAAACACATATTCTTTTAATTATTATTATACTGCAAGCTGCTTTTGGGATGTGGACGGTAACCTTGAAGCTTTGGCCGCAGGTAGTTACTGCTCATCTATTAGGTGGAATGGCAACATTATCTATGTTGTGGATTCTCTGTGAAAGGTTGGCTGATAAACCTAGACAATTACATGGGAGGTATTTGCCGGGAATAAGGCGATTACGGCTACTTGCTCTGACTGCAGTTGCAATAGTAATTCTACAGATTGGACTCGGTGGTTGGACCAGCTCTAATTACGCAGCTTTAGCTTGTCCAGATTTTCCAACTTGTCATAACCAATGGTGGCCACAGGCAAACTTTGTAGAAGGCTTTAATATTTTTCAACAAATTGGCCCAAATTATTTAGGTGGTGCATTAGAGAGTGATGCACGTACGGCAATACATCTTGCCCATCGTATTGGAGCACTGATTACAACAGCAATTGTACTCATTCTTTCAGTTTTAGCTTGGAGGTCTGGGTTGAGAGGTTGGTCATTATGGCTTAACGGGGTACTACTTCTTCAAGTCAGCTTGGGAATAGCAAATGTTGTTATGTCTCTACCATTAGGGATTGCTGTGGCACACAATGCTGGTGCAGCTCTTCTACTTCTTAGTCTGCTAACTTTTTGTTACCGAATATACACAATGAATGCTGTCATTATAAATAAACAAGAGGTAGTCGATGTGGAAGTAATAGAGCGGGGAGAAGGTTTAACTACCGTATCCAATCTTAATTAG
- the cyoE gene encoding heme o synthase, translating to MAINSTGIHQIQWRDYYELTKPRVVMLMLLTSVIGMFLAVPGMVPLDILVFGNLGIAFCAGSAAAVNHLVDRHIDTKMARTSNRPIAKGRVEPTKAIAFALSLGVTGMFILLVFVNALTAWLTLISLLGYAVIYTMFLKRATPQNIVIGGLAGAAPPLLGWTAVTGEVHGHALLLVLIIFAWTPPHFWALAVHRKEEYAKADIPMLPVTHGIPYTNLNIVLYTFILLAVSLLPFATAMFGWLYLLGAVVLGFGFVYWSFVMLIGKNPNAGMETFKYSIIYLMALFFIMLLDHYLIEV from the coding sequence ATGGCCATAAATTCCACGGGAATACATCAAATTCAATGGCGGGACTACTATGAGCTTACTAAGCCTCGAGTAGTTATGCTTATGCTGTTAACTTCTGTTATTGGAATGTTTTTAGCTGTTCCAGGAATGGTGCCGCTAGATATTTTAGTATTTGGTAATTTGGGAATTGCATTTTGTGCGGGTAGTGCTGCGGCAGTAAATCATTTAGTTGATCGTCATATTGATACAAAAATGGCTCGTACCAGTAATCGCCCGATTGCGAAAGGACGGGTTGAGCCAACTAAAGCTATTGCTTTTGCTCTTAGCTTGGGCGTGACGGGGATGTTTATCCTATTGGTTTTTGTAAATGCCCTTACCGCTTGGCTAACCTTAATATCTCTTCTCGGATATGCGGTGATTTACACCATGTTTCTGAAACGCGCCACACCACAAAACATTGTTATAGGTGGGCTTGCAGGAGCCGCTCCGCCCTTACTGGGATGGACTGCGGTTACTGGGGAAGTGCATGGGCATGCATTGTTGTTAGTATTGATTATTTTTGCTTGGACTCCTCCACATTTTTGGGCCCTTGCCGTACATAGAAAAGAAGAGTATGCAAAAGCTGATATTCCTATGTTGCCGGTTACGCATGGAATACCCTATACAAACCTAAATATAGTTTTGTATACCTTTATTTTACTGGCCGTTAGCCTATTGCCCTTTGCTACCGCGATGTTTGGGTGGTTATATTTACTGGGTGCTGTTGTACTTGGGTTTGGTTTTGTTTATTGGAGCTTTGTAATGCTCATTGGAAAAAACCCCAATGCTGGTATGGAGACTTTCAAATATTCGATAATTTATTTAATGGCACTATTTTTTATCATGCTATTAGATCATTATTTAATTGAAGTGTGA